The following are from one region of the Capsicum annuum cultivar UCD-10X-F1 chromosome 1, UCD10Xv1.1, whole genome shotgun sequence genome:
- the LOC107868015 gene encoding transcription factor MYBS3 — protein MTRRCSHCSTNGHNSRTCPNRGVKLFGVRLTDGLIRKSASMGNLTHFGGCGGGGGGSSTGLNGVVHDSPGDTPDHPAVGGAAADGYGSEDFVAGSSSSRERKKGVPWTEEEHRMFLLGLQKLGKGDWRGIARNYVITRTPTQVASHAQKYFIRQSNMSRRKRRSSLFDIVADESGDTPMVSRDFLAEDPQAEMQSNNPLPPTPVVDEECESMGSAASANSIDGEHSLPIPESSQYPHPLVYPAYVAPFFPMPYPCWPGYTAEPAKAETHEVLKPTAVHSKSPINVDELVGMSKLSLGESIGNAKPPSLSLKLVEGSSRQSAFHANPSSGSSGMNSSHSPIHAV, from the exons ATGACCCGAAGATGTTCACATTGCAGTACTAATGGGCATAACTCAAGAACTTGTCCTAATAGAGGTGTTAAGTTGTTTGGAGTTAGATTGACTGATGGGTTGATTAGAAAAAGTGCTAGTATGGGTAATTTGACTCATTTTGGTGGTTGTGGTGGAGGGGGAGGTGGTAGTAGTACTGGTCTAAATGGTGTTGTTCATGATTCACCTGGTGATACACCTGATCATCCTGCTGTTGGTGGTGCTGCTGCTGATGGTTATGGTTCGGAAGATTTTGTTGCTGGTTCTTCTTCTAGCCGTGAAAGGAAGAAAG GGGTTCCCTGGACTGAGGAGGAGCATAGGATGTTTCTACTTGGTTTGCAAAAGCTTGGTAAAGGTGATTGGCGTGGAATTGCTCGTAACTATGTAATTACTAGAACACCCACCCAGGTTGCAAGCCACGCCCAGAAATATTTCATTAGGCAAAGCAATATGTCAAGGAGAAAAAGACGCTCCAGTCTGTTTGATATTGTTGCTGATGAA TCAGGGGACACTCCAATGGTGTCAAGGGATTTCCTCGCTGAAGATCCACAAGCCGAGATGCAAAGCAACAATCCGCTGCCTCCTACTCCTGTTGTGGATGAAGAATGTGAATCAATGGGTTCAGCAGCTTCTGCCAACTCCATCGATGGGGAACATTCTCTTCCTATACCTGAGAGTTCACAGTACCCTCATCCACTCGTATATCCTGCTTATGTTGCTCCATTTTTCCCAATGCCTTATCCATGTTGGCCAGGTTACACTGCAGAGCCAGCAAAGGCAGAGACCCATGAAGTTCTGAAGCCAACAGCGGTTCATTCAAAGAGTCCAATTAATGTTGATGAGCTGGTTGGTATGTCAAAGCTAAGTTTAGGTGAATCCATTGGTAATGCCAAGCCACCTTCTCTTTCACTAAAGCTGGTAGAAGGCTCCTCCAGGCAGTCAGCTTTCCATGCTAATCCGTCATCTGGTAGCTCAGGCATGAACTCTAGCCACAGTCCAATCCATGCAGTTTAG